One window from the genome of Oryza glaberrima chromosome 3, OglaRS2, whole genome shotgun sequence encodes:
- the LOC127768632 gene encoding S-norcoclaurine synthase 1-like, which yields MIDREPAGSSRHGSNMDPSINIPVNRDAITEEVAAAFAESEVIPERYCRPDEVHDGIVVGHDDDEAYELPVVDMEKLLDPELAEAEIAKLGSACQDWGFFQLVNHGVDEQVVNEMKDSTVKFFSLPLESKRTVEIQDNGFEGFGHHYRRASGKLDWAESVILLTQPIQERNPEMWPTNPSSFRDALDKYSAEMTKLAMRIASIMATDLGVDQEALVGAFRDKQQSMAIHHYPPCRHPDKVIGITPHSDGLGLTLLLQLDDTPGLQIRKDGRWLPVRPRPGTFIINVADILEVLTNGAYKSVEHRVLADAEKGRTTIVTFHEAYVDGMVKPIPEVLKLNGAEARYKSIERLEYIKGNFVALSEGTRFLESLKI from the exons ATGATCGATCGTGAGCCTGCGGGTAGTAGTAGGCACGGAAGTAATATGGATCCATCCATCAACATACCGGTCAACAGAGATGCCATCACCGAAGAagtcgccgccgcgttcgcGGAATCCGAGGTGATCCCCGAGAGGTATTGCCGACCTGATGAGGTCCATGACGGCATCGTCGTTGGCCATGACGATGACGAGGCCTACGAGCTGCCGGTGGTGGACATGGAGAAGCTGCTTGACCCGGAGCTTGCGGAGGCAGAGATTGCAAAGCTTGGTTCTGCATGTCAAGATTGGGGTTTCTTTCAG TTAGTAAACCATGGAGTCGACGAACAAGTGGTGAATGAAATGAAAGACAGCACGGTCAAATTCTTCAGCTTGCCACTAGAAAGCAAAAGGACAGTGGAAATCCAAGACAATGGCTTTGAAGGGTTTGGCCACCATTACAGAAGGGCATCAGGTAAGCTGGACTGGGCAGAGAGCGTGATCCTCCTTACGCAGCCAATCCAAGAGAGAAACCCGGAAATGTGGCCTACAAACCCATCGTCGTTCAG GGATGCACTTGACAAGTACTCCGCCGAGATGACGAAGCTGGCTATGAGGATTGCGAGCATCATGGCTACCGACCTCGGGGTTGACCAGGAGGCTTTGGTTGGCGCCTTTAGGGATAAACAGCAGAGCATGGCCATACACCACTACCCTCCTTGCCGCCACCCAGACAAGGTGATCGGCATCACGCCGCACTCCGATGGTCTCGGCCtgacgctgctgctgcagctcgaCGACACGCCCGGCCTGCAGATCAGGAAGGATGGCAGGTGGTTACCAGTGCGACCTCGCCCGGGCACCTTCATCATCAATGTCGCCGACATACTCGAGGTCCTTACCAATGGCGCGTACAAGAGCGTCGAGCATCGAGTGCTCGCGGACGCAGAGAAAGGCCGAACCACCATCGTGACATTTCATGAAGCCTATGTCGATGGAATGGTGAAGCCGATCCCGGAGGTGCTCAAGCTCAACGGAGCAGAGGCACGCTACAAGTCCATAGAAAGACTTGAGTATATCAAGGGAAACTTTGTGGCGCTTTCTGAGGGGACACGATTTCTGGAGAGCCTTAAGATATAG